The following coding sequences lie in one Alloacidobacterium dinghuense genomic window:
- a CDS encoding cytochrome C oxidase subunit IV family protein, which translates to MSAHKVNEVLDTEPTHHAEHMVSPKIYALIFGALLLGTGLTVAASYIEMGDFNAVVALGIACTKAVLVILFFMHVKYSSRLTKLTVAAGFFTFIVLITMSLTDYISRAWGLW; encoded by the coding sequence ATGTCTGCACACAAAGTTAACGAAGTACTGGACACCGAGCCAACACATCACGCAGAACACATGGTCAGTCCGAAGATCTACGCGTTAATCTTTGGCGCGCTTCTGTTGGGCACTGGGCTTACGGTGGCCGCTTCCTATATAGAAATGGGCGACTTCAATGCAGTCGTTGCGCTGGGTATTGCCTGCACCAAAGCTGTGCTGGTGATTCTCTTCTTTATGCACGTCAAATACAGCTCGCGCCTGACCAAGCTGACGGTTGCCGCAGGGTTCTTCACCTTCATCGTCCTCATCACCATGTCGCTGACCGACTACATCAGCCGCGCATGGGGGCTCTGGTAG
- a CDS encoding deoxyribodipyrimidine photo-lyase — protein sequence MPETADLPKLLQPYADNPRIKIRGAGEPLKDGKCVVYWMQRAQRGIDNPAVDLAIELGNKLELPVLVFFSAISNFPHANLRHYVFLNQGLPDIEEDLAERNVTFIVRRPPDNQLEKFLQEAGAAVLVGDENPCREPERWRRVLSRRLHLPYLTVDADVVVPSSLFSKHQYALHVMKPKLYAELPKYLVYQPKTKAKHQWKRPAQFRSFDVRSDLTKGWRDFDRSVGAVDTFTGGTHPALKRLKDFVDRSLHAYATKRNYPEWDGTSRLSPYLHFGHISPITIALAAQKAVEEGQATQAAYDAYINELIGWREISVNFVKYVPNYDTLECAPEWAQKTLREHARDKRNPEYTLEQLEQAKTYDDLWNAAQMQMVKYGWMHNYLRMYWAKKILEWSPNPARAYEYAVILNDKYELDGRDPNGYQGIAWAIAGVHDRPWFDRPIFGAIRYMSGASTGKKFDSKRYIENVASGNWAGD from the coding sequence ATGCCTGAAACCGCCGACCTGCCCAAATTGTTGCAGCCTTATGCCGATAACCCGCGCATCAAGATTCGCGGCGCCGGAGAGCCACTCAAAGATGGCAAATGCGTTGTCTACTGGATGCAGCGAGCCCAGCGCGGGATCGACAATCCCGCCGTCGATCTGGCAATCGAACTCGGCAACAAACTTGAACTGCCTGTTCTTGTCTTCTTTTCTGCAATTTCAAATTTTCCGCACGCGAACCTTCGCCACTACGTTTTCCTGAATCAGGGGCTGCCGGATATCGAGGAAGATCTAGCCGAACGCAACGTGACCTTCATCGTCAGGCGTCCGCCGGACAATCAACTAGAGAAGTTTTTACAGGAGGCTGGCGCTGCGGTCCTCGTTGGCGACGAGAATCCATGTCGTGAGCCGGAGCGGTGGCGCAGAGTGCTCTCCCGGCGTCTGCACCTCCCGTATTTGACCGTCGACGCGGATGTTGTCGTCCCCTCGAGTCTCTTCTCCAAGCATCAATACGCGCTCCACGTCATGAAACCGAAGCTCTACGCCGAACTGCCAAAATATCTTGTGTATCAGCCGAAGACAAAAGCGAAACACCAATGGAAACGCCCGGCACAGTTCCGATCCTTCGACGTCCGCAGCGATCTAACAAAAGGCTGGAGGGATTTCGATCGCAGCGTTGGCGCGGTCGACACGTTCACCGGCGGCACGCACCCTGCACTCAAGCGTCTCAAAGATTTCGTTGACCGCAGTCTCCATGCCTACGCAACCAAACGCAATTATCCAGAATGGGATGGGACCAGCAGGCTGTCTCCCTATCTGCACTTCGGCCACATCAGCCCCATCACCATTGCGCTCGCCGCACAAAAAGCCGTCGAAGAAGGCCAAGCCACGCAAGCAGCCTACGACGCTTACATCAATGAGCTGATCGGATGGCGCGAGATCTCAGTCAACTTTGTGAAATACGTTCCCAACTACGACACACTCGAATGTGCGCCCGAGTGGGCGCAGAAGACATTGCGCGAACACGCTCGCGACAAGCGCAATCCCGAATACACATTGGAACAACTTGAACAGGCCAAGACCTACGACGACCTCTGGAACGCCGCGCAGATGCAGATGGTGAAGTACGGATGGATGCACAACTACTTGCGTATGTACTGGGCCAAGAAAATTCTTGAGTGGTCGCCGAATCCCGCGCGTGCCTATGAATACGCCGTCATTCTGAACGACAAGTACGAGCTCGACGGACGTGACCCGAACGGCTATCAGGGCATCGCGTGGGCCATTGCCGGAGTGCATGATCGCCCGTGGTTCGATCGTCCCATCTTCGGCGCGATTCGTTACATGTCGGGCGCGTCCACGGGAAAGAAATTCGATTCGAAGCGCTACATCGAAAACGTCGCATCAGGAAACTGGGCAGGCGATTAG
- a CDS encoding choice-of-anchor D domain-containing protein: MATIRWWKLALWASIVAHGFGLLTAQQSEVLPAPKHITAKQAQLAQRFLAQRSLNRTRGKNFSPAELLQKAREQNEALKASANNSGTTPLSAPWTAVGPSAVETSSYGLITGRITSLAVDPSDSSGNTVYVGSSGGGIWKSTNAAGQPASVSFSPLTDTLPISSNCSTPPLASLSIGALTVQPNGTGVILAGTGDPNDALDSYYGTGILRSTDKGNTWCLIPTSMDIYYGSLRGFSFRGMGFSGFAWSTVNSQLVVAAVAQSREGAAVGATSSSSFAGLYYSIDAGQTWRLATIEDSTTAIIQSAQTASANYTGNSATSVTWNPVRKRFYAAVQYHGYYESSDGVTWTRLANQPGINSAVCPTNPNEIASSACPLFRGTIAAQPATGDLFAISVDNTNSDQGLWQDVCSANAGECASPTVTFSNQISDAAIDTGGGTNIPQGDYDLTLAAVPSQQDTLLFVGTRDIFRCNLANSCAWRNTTNVDSCGAAQVAPSQHAFDTTLGVSGLMYFGNDGGLWRTTDAVNQQQPTCSSDDAAHFENLNGGIGSLAEIAGFSQHPQNQNVMMAAMGAFGTAALQVGSTSWTQILDGEGDVNAIDSQNPQNWYATSASPVDINLCTQGTACDKSAFGTPVIGSTQVGNDSYGLTGTAPWILDPQNTANLIIGTCRVWRGPAADGSTWTAGNAISTMLDTVQGPYCNGNAQIRWLAASGSPSDAPGAAEQIYAGMAGSTDGGAPVAGHVYGASVSSTTSVPPTWNDLANSPVQNSSQPIFNDGGFDVSSIYVDPHDPSGKTLYVALQGFITASANGSVVYRSVDGGSHWITIQANLPNAPANSILVDPNDANTLYVALDTGVYVTRNINLCTDSSQNCWSPLGTGLPGAPVTQLQAFNYLNTSLLRASTYGRGIWEIPLLTSGVAESTATLNPSSLTFAKQVVDTQSSWQNVTVRNTGTVNLTITSITVSENFAQQNNCTQVLSPGGTCTIQVSFAPAASGPLQGVLTVFGNVSSGQITATLSGTGLAAGNIILSPTSVNFGNSLIGTSAPAQNITISNTGGINVNLQTPTITGDFQISANTCGTSLAPNSGCTVSVIFKPTVAGGRAGVFSISDDAGTQTVQLSGYGQAAATAVLSGMSLNFSQSQTVGTKSSPQQVMLTNNGDVSLTDIAITVSGDFAAQNNCGSYLVGHASCAISVVFVPTKVGSESGTLGVNTVLGSQSVALSGTGLAPPGISALPTTVNFGGQAVNSTSTSQRVVLTNNGGSPLTDLAFSVSGDYAIAGSNCAVGQTLNAQSSCYIDVTFAPSQAGPRSGSLTVSSTNLSTPLEISLTGTGEDFQLIVSSPSSSVIVSGQTATFAVQAIPVNGSSGTLTMGCTGVPQNASCTVNPASLEIGNGVTGNATVTVTTGITPTSSAITPFDRWRTMGVVFGALLPFLSLRKRSFQKRAWLLGLVAVSLWLVLLAPMACGVHATGGGTATSPTPPQGPTTPSGIYTLNITAAIPGLQRNVPVTVTIQ, encoded by the coding sequence ATGGCAACGATTCGCTGGTGGAAGCTGGCCCTTTGGGCATCTATCGTCGCACATGGTTTCGGGCTCCTGACTGCACAGCAGTCAGAGGTGTTGCCCGCGCCGAAACACATCACGGCAAAGCAGGCACAGCTAGCGCAGCGCTTTCTCGCACAGCGCAGTCTCAATCGCACGCGCGGAAAGAATTTCAGTCCGGCCGAGTTGCTGCAAAAGGCACGCGAGCAGAACGAAGCGCTCAAAGCATCCGCCAACAATAGCGGCACTACTCCACTGAGCGCGCCGTGGACTGCGGTCGGTCCATCCGCAGTCGAAACCAGCAGCTATGGTCTCATCACCGGGCGCATCACCAGCCTTGCCGTTGATCCTTCAGACTCGAGCGGCAACACCGTTTACGTCGGCAGCTCTGGAGGGGGCATCTGGAAATCGACGAACGCCGCCGGTCAGCCTGCCTCAGTCAGCTTTTCTCCACTCACAGATACGCTTCCGATTTCCAGCAATTGCAGCACGCCACCGCTCGCGTCACTCAGCATCGGAGCACTCACCGTGCAGCCCAACGGCACTGGCGTCATTCTCGCTGGAACCGGTGATCCCAACGACGCACTCGACTCCTATTACGGTACCGGCATCCTTCGATCGACGGACAAAGGCAACACATGGTGCCTCATTCCCACCTCGATGGATATCTACTACGGCTCTCTGCGCGGATTTTCCTTTCGCGGCATGGGCTTTTCCGGATTCGCCTGGAGCACCGTGAATTCACAGCTGGTGGTTGCGGCCGTGGCGCAGTCGAGAGAAGGCGCAGCGGTGGGCGCGACCAGTTCCAGCAGCTTCGCCGGCCTCTACTATTCAATCGACGCCGGTCAGACCTGGCGGCTTGCCACTATCGAAGACAGCACCACAGCGATCATTCAATCCGCGCAAACGGCATCTGCCAACTACACAGGAAACTCGGCCACCTCCGTTACGTGGAACCCTGTACGCAAGCGTTTCTATGCAGCGGTGCAATATCACGGATATTACGAATCATCGGACGGCGTCACCTGGACAAGGCTGGCCAATCAGCCCGGAATCAATTCAGCAGTGTGCCCTACAAATCCGAATGAGATTGCATCGTCTGCCTGCCCGCTGTTCCGTGGAACCATCGCCGCGCAGCCTGCTACAGGCGATCTGTTCGCCATCAGCGTTGACAACACCAACAGCGATCAGGGTCTGTGGCAGGACGTCTGCTCCGCGAATGCAGGCGAATGCGCATCCCCCACCGTCACATTTTCCAATCAGATTTCTGATGCAGCCATTGACACCGGAGGCGGCACGAACATTCCTCAGGGCGACTACGATCTGACGTTGGCCGCCGTGCCGTCGCAGCAGGATACGCTGCTCTTCGTCGGAACTCGCGATATCTTTCGCTGCAATCTTGCCAACAGCTGCGCGTGGCGCAACACGACGAACGTTGACTCCTGCGGCGCCGCGCAGGTTGCGCCTTCACAACATGCTTTCGATACAACTCTCGGCGTCAGCGGCTTGATGTATTTCGGCAATGATGGCGGCCTGTGGCGCACCACCGATGCAGTGAACCAGCAGCAGCCGACTTGTTCCAGCGACGATGCGGCGCATTTCGAGAACCTCAACGGCGGTATTGGCTCGCTCGCGGAAATCGCGGGCTTCTCGCAGCATCCACAAAATCAGAATGTGATGATGGCTGCGATGGGCGCCTTCGGCACTGCCGCTCTTCAAGTCGGCTCTACCTCGTGGACGCAAATCCTCGATGGCGAAGGCGATGTCAACGCCATTGACTCACAGAATCCGCAGAACTGGTACGCCACCTCAGCCTCTCCGGTCGACATTAATCTCTGCACGCAAGGGACGGCTTGCGACAAATCCGCCTTCGGCACGCCCGTCATCGGCAGCACGCAAGTTGGCAATGATAGCTATGGTCTGACGGGAACCGCCCCGTGGATTCTCGACCCGCAAAACACGGCGAACCTCATTATTGGTACCTGCCGCGTGTGGCGTGGTCCCGCAGCAGACGGCTCAACGTGGACTGCTGGCAATGCTATCAGCACAATGCTCGACACTGTCCAGGGTCCGTATTGCAACGGCAATGCTCAGATTCGTTGGCTTGCCGCATCCGGAAGCCCGAGCGATGCTCCCGGAGCTGCGGAACAGATCTATGCGGGCATGGCCGGCAGCACCGACGGCGGCGCCCCCGTTGCCGGACATGTTTACGGCGCATCGGTAAGCAGTACGACAAGCGTTCCGCCGACTTGGAATGACCTCGCCAACTCGCCAGTGCAGAATAGTTCTCAGCCAATCTTCAACGATGGCGGATTCGATGTTTCGAGCATCTACGTCGATCCGCATGATCCCTCGGGAAAGACGCTCTACGTTGCGCTGCAGGGATTCATCACAGCGAGCGCCAATGGCTCGGTCGTCTACCGTTCCGTCGACGGAGGGAGCCACTGGATCACGATTCAGGCAAACCTGCCCAATGCTCCGGCCAACAGCATCCTCGTCGACCCAAACGATGCGAACACGCTATATGTCGCGCTCGACACAGGCGTCTATGTAACGCGCAATATCAACCTGTGCACCGACAGCTCGCAGAACTGCTGGAGTCCGCTCGGCACGGGCCTTCCGGGTGCACCCGTAACCCAATTGCAGGCCTTCAACTACCTGAACACATCCCTTTTGCGCGCCTCCACATACGGCAGAGGGATCTGGGAGATTCCCCTGCTAACCTCGGGTGTTGCCGAGTCGACAGCGACGCTCAACCCATCCTCACTTACATTTGCAAAGCAGGTTGTCGACACGCAGAGCAGTTGGCAGAACGTCACCGTCAGGAATACCGGCACGGTCAATCTGACGATCACCAGCATCACGGTCAGCGAGAATTTCGCTCAGCAGAATAACTGCACCCAGGTGCTTTCTCCGGGCGGGACCTGCACGATTCAAGTAAGCTTTGCGCCAGCCGCGAGCGGACCACTTCAGGGAGTGCTGACCGTCTTCGGCAACGTATCTTCAGGACAGATCACGGCAACCCTTTCAGGTACCGGCCTTGCAGCAGGAAATATTATTCTTTCCCCAACCAGCGTCAATTTCGGCAACTCGCTCATCGGCACTTCGGCTCCGGCCCAGAACATTACGATTTCCAACACCGGCGGCATCAATGTGAACCTGCAAACGCCCACGATCACGGGCGATTTCCAGATCAGTGCCAACACCTGCGGAACATCGCTCGCCCCCAATTCCGGTTGCACTGTCTCCGTGATCTTCAAACCCACAGTAGCCGGTGGACGCGCCGGAGTCTTTTCGATCAGCGACGACGCGGGCACGCAGACGGTTCAGCTTTCCGGCTATGGTCAGGCCGCCGCAACCGCTGTGTTGTCGGGAATGAGCCTCAATTTTTCTCAGTCTCAAACCGTGGGAACAAAGAGCAGCCCGCAGCAGGTGATGCTCACGAACAACGGCGATGTTTCACTCACAGACATCGCCATCACCGTAAGCGGCGACTTCGCCGCCCAGAACAATTGCGGCTCGTATCTGGTGGGACACGCGAGCTGTGCCATCTCTGTCGTCTTCGTACCGACCAAGGTTGGTTCTGAGAGCGGTACATTGGGAGTCAATACAGTGCTCGGCTCACAGAGTGTCGCTCTTTCCGGTACTGGTCTGGCGCCGCCGGGTATTTCTGCTCTGCCCACGACGGTGAATTTTGGAGGCCAGGCTGTGAACAGCACCAGCACATCGCAGCGCGTTGTGCTGACAAACAATGGCGGATCGCCTTTGACCGATCTGGCATTTTCAGTAAGTGGCGACTACGCCATTGCGGGCAGCAACTGCGCCGTGGGGCAGACGCTAAACGCGCAAAGCAGTTGTTACATTGACGTGACCTTTGCCCCATCGCAGGCTGGTCCCCGCAGCGGTTCTTTAACAGTAAGTTCTACGAATCTCTCGACCCCGCTTGAGATTTCTCTCACAGGAACAGGGGAAGACTTTCAACTCATCGTCAGCAGTCCCTCGTCATCCGTCATTGTGAGCGGGCAGACGGCGACCTTCGCCGTCCAGGCAATTCCTGTGAACGGGTCGTCGGGTACGCTCACCATGGGCTGCACCGGCGTTCCACAAAACGCATCCTGTACGGTAAACCCGGCCTCATTGGAAATAGGAAACGGCGTGACCGGAAATGCGACGGTGACGGTCACGACCGGGATTACCCCCACTTCGTCAGCCATCACCCCGTTTGATCGCTGGCGTACAATGGGCGTCGTCTTCGGCGCTCTGCTGCCGTTTCTAAGCCTGCGCAAACGCAGCTTCCAGAAGCGCGCATGGCTTCTCGGTCTCGTTGCCGTCTCGCTCTGGCTGGTTCTGTTGGCTCCCATGGCCTGCGGTGTTCACGCAACAGGCGGAGGCACAGCGACGTCACCCACGCCGCCGCAGGGTCCGACGACGCCGTCCGGCATCTACACCTTAAACATCACTGCCGCAATTCCGGGACTGCAACGGAATGTGCCGGTGACAGTGACGATTCAGTAA